The nucleotide window GCATTGAACCTTCTCAGCAACGTCAACCACTTCCTCCATTTTCTTCCAGTCCCCAAACTCTAACACAGGTATCTTGAGCAGAGTTCCAGGTACATTGCTGGTAATGAACGTAGAGTAACAAGGTCCACGTTCGGGAGCGGGCCTTACTCCCAATCGGCCCAGCCTCCCCAAGAATTTTGCCACGATGAAATCGCGTGTCATCTCCCGACGCCTCGGGATCCTGGGAGTGATAATACCATGCTGCTGCGCTGACTTAAGTATTTTTTCTGTGCTGGATTGAAGCTCCTTTTTTTCAAGCACAGTGCACACAAAACCAGTCTTTGAGTTTATCGTTCCAGGCAGCCTGATTATGCGCCGCGTGTCCACCGTAACCTTTTCATCGAATACAAGGTTCCCGTCTTTCGCTTCTTTCACGACTCTCTTTCTTCTTTCAACGGCCTCTAGCTCACGTTTCATGGGGTTCTCTTCGGTTATCTCTTTATTCCACGGGTCGTCGCACACGACATGAAAGCCTTTGCTTCCAGAAAATGCGGAATACCGCACGTTGATTCTCCTCGACTCGAGAAAATCAATCAGCGCCATAGTTTGCCGTTTCGCATCCTCCAAGGTTTTTATTTCTCCGCTGACATCAATGTCGAAGGCAAGGTCGCATGAAATCATCACATTCTTTAGAACATCCTTTTCAACTCGGCTCCCCAGTAGATGCGGGTTGAGCCAACAAGCGGTAGAATAATACACATCTGTAGGCACCTTCCTTGCAAGATGTTCTCGCAGGTCACTCAGCGCGCGGATTTTGCGTTCAACCTTGTAGAACGAGCCGTCGGGCAGGCGAAATCGAAAGTGGCGGAAATTGACCTTCGGTACCACGGCTAGATCTATAGGACAGAATTTGTAATAGCACTTGAGCTGAGAGCGCTGGGAAGTAGAGAGAATCGAATCCGTTTCCATCTCTTTTTCATTTACCAGTTTCATTCGATTACTCTGACGAGGTCACCGTATTTTCTTTCACTTATGTATGCCCGAAAACCGTTGGCAATATTGGGGTATTTCTTGAAATCCTCCGTTTTCTCCAGTTCTTTCAAAAGGTTTTGGAGCTGTTTTTCAACCTCAGTGCTTGTTAAGCCGTCTCTAAATCGGTTTCCATACGTTGTTTTGATCCATGCAGCAAGTCTACCATAGCGGCTTTGCGCCCTTGGTATGGGTGCGCGTTCCGGTTCAGGGCGGGTTGGCTTTCCCCCCCAAGTTTTCTCTACTTTCAAGCCTTTCTTAAGCTTATCCAAAAAGCCCATGCCCTCCACTTTGCGCCAGTCTAAATAAAACTCTTGCGGTTACCCCAAAGATGCTTTAAGAAAAATCGTAAATCCTTAACAATCAATAGGCTAAACCACCGCAAGAAGGAAGAGACAACACGATGAACTTGTTGAACTGGGCGTACACAGGAAAGAAAGGCTTTGTCTTGCACGAGCGCAGCAGGAATCCTTCAAGCAAGGGGTACGGGGTAGGGACGACCTCTACATTTGAAATCAATGAACGCTCGAGATAACTTCCAGTCCCTCTTTTTTCCTAGTTTCCCAAAGTATTCCGTCGATGTTTTGCGACCCTTAAACATCTTTTAGCAGACTCTCAAGCTCGCATAAGCGGAATCCCGCTTGATGTCTAGGTAACGGCGGATCGATTCAGGCGGTAAGAGATAAATGCTCAACGTTGCATTCACAATCAATATTGCGGGACGAATTTCCAAGTAAGACGTCTAAAAGCATTTAGACTCATGTCTCATTAAATACTTGGCACGGTGTTTAGTTTGCGTTTGCTTCCAAATGAAAACGTTGAGTGGACAACACGAAAAGGTTTTTTCAGCCTTTCTCTCGTCCTAGCATTTTCTGGTACAATTGTTGGAGCTTTTCTTGCGATTTTTTGCTTCCTTGGAGGTAAGACCGACGGTCAAGCCTTCCCACCTAACCCCACTCTTGGCTGGACAGGCGTTGCCCTGATTCTGATGGGACTCGGCTATACAGCAATCTCCTTCGCAGTAGTCAAGTCGACCCAGTATATTTTAACAAACCAGAGAATAGTTGAAACTAGATTTGATAAGATCGTTAAAGAAATCGCACTTGCAGATTTCATGGGAAAACCCATCAGCCAGTTCCTCGACAAGCAGACCGCTGGGACAGTTAATGAACAACCAGTGTTCAATGTCCGGATTACTAACCCAAAATCATTGAGCTTCATAGAACTTAAGTCCTTGAACGAGAGGGCAGTGGAAGCATTAGAAGGAATCTTGGAACGTGCCCGTCAAGTGGTTCGCTGTAAATACTGTAATACCAACAACTCTGCGACCAACTTTGTGTGTAGCCACTGTGCGGCTCCCTTAGAGTAATCTGTCTTGTACGCGCTAATGGCTTCTTCCTCAAAAGAAGACCCATGGTGGTCGTGAGAGATTTGCTCCTCGACTGCAGTAGCGAAATCTACCGCAACTTCCTTTTTTTCTGTTTCTTAATATGTCACGACCATAGAAGGCGCCCAGATCTTTAGAAAGCCACAGTGAAGAAACCACTGCAATATACTCAAAAACGCATTGGATAGTATTTTATTCCAGTTCACAACAAGCATATAGCCTACTCTGGGAGTGAACGCTTACTTGAGCTACGAGATGTGGGCTGAGAAATACCGCCCCAAGACATTGAGCGAGATGATGGATCAAACCGAAATCGTAGAGCGCTTGAAAAGCTTCGTCAAGAACCGCAACGTGCCACACTGCATTTTTGCGGGTCCACCTGGCACAGGCAAGACCACAGCCGCTCTGTGCTTGGCACGTGACCTGTACAGCGAAGGCTACCGCGAACACCTGATGGAGTTGAACGCCAGCGACGAACGCGGCATAAACGTAGTCCGGGAAACCGTGAAGACCTTTGCCCGCATCAAGTCGATAGGCGAAATCCCGTTCAAGATCCTCATACTCGACGAAGCCGACAACATGACCTCTGACGCGCAGCAAGCTTTGAGGCGCACGATGGAACGGTTCAGTGCAAGCTGCAGGTTCATTCTCATCGCTAATTACAGCGGCAAAATCATCGAACCCATACAGTCGCGTTGTGCACCTTTTAGATTCACGTACTTGAGCCGAGGAGACCAAGACACATACCTCTGTGGAATAGCAGAAAAAGAAAAAATCAAGCTTCAACCAGACGGGTTAGAAGCCATTTTTGAAGTAAGCGGCGGCGACTTACGCCGAGCCTTAAACGCGCTGCAAGCCGCAGCCTCGTTGGGCAAACCGATAACCCACGAAATGGTTTACTCAGTTATCGGCAGAGCCAACCCGGCTGACGTACGCGAAATGCTCAACGTAGCCATGAAAGGCGACTTCATAAGCTCACGTGAAAAACTGCGCGAAATGATGCTTAAGTACGGAGTTGCAGGCAGCGACATAATCCGCCAAGTGCACATCGAAATCTTCAAGATGAAAGACGTGCCCGAACCATGGAAAATCAAACTCGCCGATGTAATAGGCGAAGTAGATTTCCGACTAGTTCAAGGCGCGGATGAGGAAGTTCAACTTAGTTCACTGCTGGCAAGAATGGTTGAGGCAGGCTCCGACATAAGACATACACGTTAAGGTCACCTTCTCATGTATGCCGCCTGGACTGTAAAACACAAACCGCGCTCGCTAAGCGAGGTTGTAGGCAACGAAGAAGCAATTCAGAAACTCGTCAGCTGGGTTAAATCATGGGATAAGAGCGTACCCAAAAGGCGAGCCGCGTTTCTCTTTGGTCCTCCGGGCATTGGCAAAACGTTAACTGTTGAAGCCTTAGCCAACGACCTCAACTTGGAGCTGGTCGAACGGAACGCCAGCGACTACCGCACAGAAGAAGCAGTTCAAAAATTCGCAGGCTTAGCCTCACAGTCTGGCACATTGTTCGGAAAAAAACGTTTAATCCTATTCGACGAACTAGATGGCTTGACAGGCAGAGAAGATAGAGGTGGCGTCGGCGCCATCACCCAAATCGCGAAAAACGCGCTCGTACCCATCATACTAATTGCTAACAACGCCTATGACCCACGACTAGGCGCCTTGCGCTTCTACTGCGAAACCATTGAGTTCAAAAAACCCGCTGCAGGCGCTGTTATGAAACATCTCAACCGCATCTGCGACCGAGAAGGCATAAAAGCCGAAGAATCAGCGCTGAAATTCATTGCTCAACGCAGCGAAGGCGACGTGCGTTCAGCTGTCAACGACCTGCAGGCTTTGGCACAGGGCAAACAGACGCTGACCTTCGACGATGTGTCTTGGCTGGCTTACCGAGACCGAAAAGAAGCCATATTCAACGTCCTGCGCCTAGTCTTCTATGGCAAGAGCGCAGAGCAAGCTAAGCATGCGGTTGACATGGCGGATGTTGACCCAGACATGTTATTCGAATGGATTTATGAGAACCTCCCGCACCACCTGAGCGACCCTCATGACCTGGCCAATGCCATGGACTCGCTGGCAACAGCCGACCTCTACCGTGGACGAATCGCAAAAACTCAAAACTGGACCTTAATGCGCTACGTGATTGACTTCATGACGGCAGGCGTAGCCATGGCACGAGAAAAAACGCAGCCCGCTGGATTCGTGCCCCTGAAGTTTCCAACGCGGATAAAGACGCTGTCTCAGACTCGGGCAGAGCGCCAGATGCGGTCAGCCATCGGTTTCAAAATCAAGAAGCGCTGCCACACATCCGTCAAACTGGCGACGAAGGAAATCCTGCCCTACATACGCATCATGTTCGAAAACAATGCACAGAATGCCGCTGACCTAGCTAAGTGGCTAGACCTGGACGAAGCTATGATCGAGTGTTTGGCGGGAAGCAAGAAACAGGCAAAGACAATAGTCAAGAAGTTTTCTGAGACCGAGTAGAATTCGAGTTGAATCGCTCTCCTTCAGTGAAACCCTCGAGCTGCCAATCGTTAGTTTTAAAACACTATCCGTACACAATAGGTAGACTCAAAGTAGAGGTGAAATGTTCAAAATGGTCAAGGTAGATGGCTATGAAATCCCTGAGGGTTTATACTACAGCAAAGACTGGTTCTGGGCAAAAGTTGAAGGTGACAAAGTGAGAAT belongs to Candidatus Bathyarchaeia archaeon and includes:
- a CDS encoding DNA primase small subunit domain-containing protein codes for the protein MKLVNEKEMETDSILSTSQRSQLKCYYKFCPIDLAVVPKVNFRHFRFRLPDGSFYKVERKIRALSDLREHLARKVPTDVYYSTACWLNPHLLGSRVEKDVLKNVMISCDLAFDIDVSGEIKTLEDAKRQTMALIDFLESRRINVRYSAFSGSKGFHVVCDDPWNKEITEENPMKRELEAVERRKRVVKEAKDGNLVFDEKVTVDTRRIIRLPGTINSKTGFVCTVLEKKELQSSTEKILKSAQQHGIITPRIPRRREMTRDFIVAKFLGRLGRLGVRPAPERGPCYSTFITSNVPGTLLKIPVLEFGDWKKMEEVVDVAEKVQCQYDLGDFLVFSDGNKFDAFSLKAVSRRRLEKILFAAGSINLNACRKYGCTYTRVGKSIGLDGKIARKEPELVGVLESDLKGQASKAHFEFFSSLGIKIRGERLNFCGAGKEKLELVHAIIE
- a CDS encoding replication factor C small subunit; the protein is MWAEKYRPKTLSEMMDQTEIVERLKSFVKNRNVPHCIFAGPPGTGKTTAALCLARDLYSEGYREHLMELNASDERGINVVRETVKTFARIKSIGEIPFKILILDEADNMTSDAQQALRRTMERFSASCRFILIANYSGKIIEPIQSRCAPFRFTYLSRGDQDTYLCGIAEKEKIKLQPDGLEAIFEVSGGDLRRALNALQAAASLGKPITHEMVYSVIGRANPADVREMLNVAMKGDFISSREKLREMMLKYGVAGSDIIRQVHIEIFKMKDVPEPWKIKLADVIGEVDFRLVQGADEEVQLSSLLARMVEAGSDIRHTR
- a CDS encoding replication factor C large subunit, translating into MYAAWTVKHKPRSLSEVVGNEEAIQKLVSWVKSWDKSVPKRRAAFLFGPPGIGKTLTVEALANDLNLELVERNASDYRTEEAVQKFAGLASQSGTLFGKKRLILFDELDGLTGREDRGGVGAITQIAKNALVPIILIANNAYDPRLGALRFYCETIEFKKPAAGAVMKHLNRICDREGIKAEESALKFIAQRSEGDVRSAVNDLQALAQGKQTLTFDDVSWLAYRDRKEAIFNVLRLVFYGKSAEQAKHAVDMADVDPDMLFEWIYENLPHHLSDPHDLANAMDSLATADLYRGRIAKTQNWTLMRYVIDFMTAGVAMAREKTQPAGFVPLKFPTRIKTLSQTRAERQMRSAIGFKIKKRCHTSVKLATKEILPYIRIMFENNAQNAADLAKWLDLDEAMIECLAGSKKQAKTIVKKFSETE